DNA sequence from the Pseudomonas tritici genome:
TGCGCCTCAGCCCCCGGCCACTGCTCAGCGATCAACAAGGTGTCATCTTTCAACGGGTCCAACTCGCCCACAAACATCAACGCCGGCGGCAACCCGCCGAAGTCGCCATACAGCGGTGACAACGGCGCCTGCCGACGCTCGTCATCACTCAACCCCGGCGTCAGCATGCGCAGTGCCTCGACCATGCCAGGCCCATCCAGCAACAAGGTTTCGGGCCCCGCCGCGCGCACGCTGGGGGTGCCGGCCAAATCGTAAACGCCGTAGTACAACACCGCCCCGCTTACCCGTTTGAGCAAATCGGGCCACTGCTTCAACGCCAGTAGTGTCGCCGCCGCCAAGTGCCCGCCCGCCGATTCGCCGACGACGAACACCGGCAGGTCGGCAAACTCATCCGTGGCCAGCAACCATCGCGCGGCCGCGAGGCAGTCGTCCATTAGCCCCTCGACCGGTGTGTCGACCGCCAGCCGATAATCCACCGACACCACCGCCACGTCACACGCGTTGACCATACCCAGATTGAGGTCGTCATCCATCTGCGCATTGCCAATCACCCAGCCGCCGCCGTGGATATCCAGCACCACGCCTTTGGGTTTGCCGCTCGGCCGCAGGATGCGCACGGGCACTGAATCGACCACCTTGCACTCAGCATCCGGCCCTTTCCTGACCTTTTGGCTGACGCGCAACAGCACCTGAATCAGACGCGGTGTAACCCGATTGCGGATTTTAAAGCGCGGCATCCACGCGAGCTTTTGATTGAAACGGCGCATCTCGGCCAGTTCAGGCTCACTGGCGGGCCAGAGCGTATGGGCCATCAGCGGTTATTCCGCAGGATCGAGAAATTCAACGCCGCCGCGACACACAGCCACGCCAAGTAGGGGAACAGGATCAAGCCGGTGATCAAGTCCAGGCGCACCGCCAACACCACCATCGCCGCTACGGTGAGCCACAGCACGGTAATAATCACCATCCCGGCCAAGATGCGATGGGCGCCGAAGAACACCGGCGTCCACAACGTGTTCAACGCAATCTGCGCCGCCCACAGGGCCAACACCATTTCGCTGCCTGGGATCAGGCTGAGGCGGTAACCGGCCCAGGCCAGCAGCAGGTATATGATCGTCCACGCCACCGGGAACAACCAATTGGGCGGTGTGAAGCTGGGTTTCACGAGGGATTCGTACCAGGCGCCTGGTTTGAAAATGATGCCGGTGCTGGCAGCCGCCGCGCAGGCCAGCAGGAAAATAAAAAAGGTCATCGTCTGTCCTTGCTGTCGTCAGTATCAGTGATGGGAAGGCTTTCTCCGTGCATCTTTCAATGACTCAAATGCGCGCGCAAAAATTCCATCACGCGTTGCAATTGGCGTAAACAGAGGCCTCTTCTTCACGTCATCAAAATTCGCTAAGGTGGCGCAACCCCTCATGAGACCTCACCCCTTGGCCCATTCCTGTGCTGATCATCCCGGCAGCCCCTGGTCGGTATTCCTGATCTTCCTGCGCCTGGGCCTCACCTCGTTCGGCGGCCCGATTGCGCACCTGGGTTATTTTCGCGAGGAGTTCGTCACACGGCGACGCTGGCTGAGCGAGCGCAGTTACGCGGAATTGGTCGCGTTGTGCCAATTCCTCCCTGGCCCGGCCAGCAGCCAGGTCGGCATCGCGCTGGGCCTGTCCCGCGCCGGTTACCGTGGCGCCGCTGCTGCCTGGGCCGGGTTTACACTGCCGTCAGCCATCGCGCTGATCCTGTTCGCCCTGGGCCTGTCCCACGATGGCAGCGCCCTCCCCGACGGCGCGCTGCATGGCCTCAAAGTGGTCGCCGTGGCGGTGGTCGCCCAAGCCGTCTGGGGCATGGCGCGTTCCCTGTGCCAAGGCCTGGCGCGTGTGATACTGATGCTGATTGCGGCGTGTTTGGCGCTGCTGGAACCGTCCGCCTGGGCCCAGGTCGGGGTGATCTGCGCCGCAGGCGTGGCCGGCCTGCTGCTGTTCAAACGTGAGCCGAGTGCCGAGCCTGACGCGCTGCCGGTCGCCATCAGCCGCCGCGCGGGCGCCCTGTGGCTGGGGCTGTTCCTCGTGTTGCTGGCGGGCCTGCCGATTCTGGCCGGCTGGTTGCCCAATCCCACGCTGGCCTTGGTAGATGCCTTCTACCGCACCGGCTCGCTGGTCTTCGGCGGCGGCCATGTGGTGCTGCCGTTGCTGCAAGCCGAAGTGGTGCCACCGCACTGGGTGAACAATGACGTATTCCTCGCGGGCTACGGCGCCACGCAAGCCGTGCCCGGCCCGCTGTTCACCTTTGCCGCGTTCCTTGGCGCCTCGATGAACCATGCCCCGAACGGCTGGCTGGGTGGCGTGATTGCGCTGCTGGCTATATTTGCCCCGTCCTTTTTGCTGGTGATGGGTGCACTGCCGTTCTGGGCAACCCTGCGCCGCAGCCCACGCACCCAGGCCGCGCTGGCCGGAGTGAACGCGGCAGTGGTGGGGTTATTGCTGGCGGCGCTGTATCAGCCGGTGTGGACCAGCGCGATCTTCACTGCGCTGGACTTCAGCTTGGCACTGGCCGCCTTGGTGGCGCTGATGGTCTGGAAGCTGCCGCCCTGGTTGGTGGTGGCCGCCAGCGCCGTGCTGGGAGGGTTACTGGGGTGAACCCGGCGCCACAATCTTCAGCCACGGCCAACGCGCTTGATAACTCTTGGCCTTGTGCATGAACAACGCCGGCTCCGCATGCAGCGGGTTGATGCGCAGCACGCCGTGCTCCACGTCATCCAACCCATAGGGCGCGTACACCTCACCCGTCGCGATATCCAAGCCGATGCACGTACCTGCCACCAGGTAACGATCCACGCCCTGCTTGGCCGAGTGCAACTGCGGATAGGGCCGACCAAACCGCTCGCCGTACCAAAGGTGCACCCGCGCCTGGTTCTTCACCTCCACATTCACGCCCAGGTCCTGGAACAGCGCCTCGGCCGAACGAATCACCGCATCTTCCGCCTCGTAGGACATGTCTGTGTCGAAGTAAAAGACGTCGTAGTCTTTCACGCCCTGAGCGGCGGGAAGATTCGCTTGATGGTTCCACACTGCCTGGAACAGACAGCCGGCGGTGAGCATGCATTGGTCCACGCCGAGGTCGGGCAGGCGTGCGGTGATTTCGGCGTTGATGGGGTTGGCCATGGCCAGTTGGAGTAGGGTTTCGACAGTCAATGTCATGCTCAATCCTTCGTTGTGAGGCCTGTTCCAGGAGGCAATTCTATAGCGTATTGGAGGGCGGCTCTGGTCCTGAACGCGGGAAAAACGCCTCCCATTGCTCGCGCCTGATTCGTCATCCCCATGCCCAAGGTGGGCAGATGCAGGTCAAGGTAAGGCAAAGGCATCAGCCTGGAAACATCTGCTCGACGTTAATGTCTCAGTGCCACCCCCTCCCAATCGTCAAGGATAAAACGATGCGAATCAACGCCCTGGCCCTCGCCGCCACCAGCGCCCTGCTGCTCACCGCTTGCAGCGACAGCCCTTCGGACACCGACATCCACGCCGCACTGCAACCCCGGCTGGAAGGGGCTTCCTGCGTGACGGCAGCGATGTTCAAAAGCTTCCCGGTCACGCTGAGCTCAACCTTCAGCACCGGCGTCTCCAGCGGCAACGCGCCCGCCTTCGATGCGCTGACAGACGCCGGCCTGCTCGCCAAAAGCGACAAGACCTACAGCCTCACCGACCCTGGCCGCGCCGCCTACGTGGAACAAGCATCTGGCTTTTGTTACTCACAAGGCTATGAAATCGCCAAAATCAAGGACATCGCCCCCAACACCGGCCCAATGGGCGCCGCCGTGGATAAATCCTGGATCGTGACGGTGGACATCCGCCAGAAACCCATCGCCGCCTGGGCCAAAACCCCAGCGATAGAAAAACTGGCGCGCAACCCGGAAAACCTCTCCGACGTGCCGAAGACTTACCACGTGACCGTGGGCCGGGTGAAAGGTGAACAAGGCTTGAAACTGCTCGACCCGCGCTTCTCGATCATGCGCGGCGTGAGCGTGAGCCAAGGCTACTAACGCCCCTAACCCCTGTGGCGAGGGAGCTTGCTCCCGTTGGGCTGCGCAGCAGCCCAAAACACGCTGCTGCTCGACCTGTCCGGCAAACACCGCGACGTCGCCCTGGCGATCCACCAACTGAGCGAACTGGGCGTGTTGCTCACGGCCAAACTCCTTGACCGCGAAGCACCCTGCCCCGGCTGATGGTTAGCCCTTCAACTCACCCGCCCGGTTACTCGCCGCATCGTCGTAGGCCACATACAACGACTCGGCGATTTGGCTCTTGATGGCTTTGGTGGACTCAAGCCCCAACACAAACCCCTCAGCTTTGCCACCGGCGCGATTGAGCTCTTCATGGGTTGAAGCGCCAGTGATGGCTTCGAGGAGCTTGATGGCGTGAGGGCCTACGCCTTTGGGAAGGGAGATTTGGTCGATGGACATTGCGGTACCTTTTAAGAATGAGGTCGGTAGCGCGTGAACCACTGCCGGGGGTGGCATGGTAGACCGGTTGTGAAAGAAAGGGGGCGCTTGCGCGATTCAAGCCCTTCAACAATCAGCAAGTCCGGTCATTCGTGAGAATTTCGTCAGGACCTGGGATTCTTGACGTAGCGCATGACGACGAAACAAGCGACTAGAATCAGCGGTGCAATGGAGAGCATGCCCATGTAGGTAGAGCCGGACAGATCGTTGATTTTGCCCACCATCACAGGTGCAACCATGCCGCTCAATTGGCCGATGGAGTTGATTGCTGCTGTCCCGGTAGCGATAGCCAGGCCGGAGAAGGTCGACTGCGGGATGGTCCAGAAAATCGGGATCGCAATAAAGGTGCCCGCAGTAGCGAGTACGAGTGCTGCCATCATCGCCCATGACGAGTCGGAGAACAGGCAGGCCAACACGTAGCCTACTGCCGCCGCCACCAGGCACCACACAAGGTAAGTCTTGCGTTCACCTGTACGATCAGAACGCCGGGTCAGCCATATCATGCCGATACAGGCCACGATGTAAGGCAACGCCGAAAGCATCCCTATCCAGAATAGACTCTGCACACCGGAGGATTTGATCAGGTGTGGCATCCAGAAGTTGAGGCCATAAGCAGCGGTCTTGATCACAAAGTAGATGAACGCCATGAGCGCCACTTCCCGGGTCAGCAACACACGCCACAACGATCCCAATACCGGCTTCTGGTTGACTTTGTCATGCGCCAGGTTGGCCGCCAGCAGGTCCTTCTCGCTACGGCTTAGCCATTTGGCCGATTCGATGTCTCGGTCCAGTTTCCACAACACCAGCAGGCCGAGTACCACACAGGGGAGTCCGGACATCAGGAACAGCCAGTGCCAACCTGCCAGCCCGAACACCCCGTCCATCGTGCCCAACAGGATCCCCGCCGCCGGCCCACCGACGGCGCCTGCCAGAGGTACCGCCAGGAACCAAAGGCCATTCATCTTTGCCAGGTGCTTCTTGGGAAACCAGCACGCCAGGTAGAACAGGATCGCCGGGCCAAAACCGGCTTCCATCACGCCGATCAGAAAACGCAGGAAGTACAGGGTGTATTGCGTGTAGGCGAACATCAAAGCCGCCGTCGCCAGTCCCCAGGAGATCATGATCCGACAGATCCAGGCCGGCGCCCCGTAGCGTTTGAGACCAAGACTGCTAGGCACTTCGAATAGCACGTAGCCGAAAAAAAACATGCTCGCGGCCAAACCGTATGCCGCGTCGCTCAGACCCAATTCATGCTGCATTTGGGTCTTGGCGAAGCTGATGTTGATCCGATCAAAATAGGAAAACAGAAAGCAGATAATGGCCAGCGGCATGATGCGCCAGGCCACGCGCCGATACAGCAGCAATTCGTTGATCGTTTCTTCGCTGCGCGCAAGGGCGATTTCGCCAGTCATGGCAACCATGATGTTTCTCCATTCTTGTAATTATTGGAGAGAGGCAAGTTCCTTCAGGAACTTTGCTCAACGGGTTTAGCTGATCAGGATCAGTTTTTCCTTGTAAACCTGACCCTTGACGACATAGTCCTCGGCGTTTCGGTGCATGCCGGCAATCGCTTCAGGCGTCAGTTCGCGCACGACTTTGGCAGGTGCGCCCAGGATCAGGGAGTTATCCGGGAACACCTTGCCTTCGGTGACAATCGCACCGGCGCCAACCAGGCAGTTCTTGCCGATGACCGCACCATTGAGGACAACCGCCTGAATCCCGATAAGCGCACCATCGCCAATGGTGCAGCCATGCAACATGGCCTGGTGGCCGATGGTGACGCCCTTGCCTACCGTCAGCGCAAATCCCGGATCGGCATGCAGCACCGCACCTTCCTGCACATTGCTGTGCTGACCGATGAGAATCGGCTCGTTGTCACCGCGCAGAACAGCATGTGGCCAGATACTGACGCCCTGCTGCAGCGTGACATTGCCGATGACGGTAGCGTCTTGCGCGACGAAGGTTTCGGCGTGGATGGCGGGGATAAGCGTGTCATATTGATAGATAGCCACGGCAGCTCCTCCTCAGGCCTGAGCATCAGTTTTCAGCACACCGGCAGCACACAGCTCGGCAATGTGTTCGTCGCTGTAGCCCAGTTCGCACATGACTTTGTGGGTGTGCTCGCCGATGCGTGGAATTGATCGACGGGGTTGAAGACGCTCGCCATCCAGGGACAACGGCAGCAGTGGCATGGCGGTGAACGATCCGTCTTCGAGTTCAAGATTTGCCAGTCCACCGCTTTTCAGCAGGTGAGGATCTTCAAACAACTCTTCCGGACGACGAATCGGCGCGAATGGAATGCCGTGGGCTTCGAGTTGTAGCGCCAGAGCCTGAGCATCCATGGTCGCGAAGACTTCAGCCAGATGGGCCAGCAGCCGTGGTCGTTGTAGAACGCGGTCGTTGTTGGTGGCAAGAGTCTGATCGTCGAGCAACACCGTCTGGCCCAGCAGCTGGCACAAGGCGTTCCACTGGCCTTCACCGGTGGCAGCAACGAACATCTGCTCACCGCCAGCGAACTCGAACACGTCATAGATGGCCCAGGCGCTGATGCGGTTCGGCATTGGCGCGGCTGCCTGCCCGGTCACCGCGTATTGCTGCATATGTTGGGCGGCGAGCAATACGCAGTTTTCGTAAAGCGCGCTTTGCACCTCACGACCGGCCCCAGTGACGTTGCGCTCGTTGAGCGCGGCAAGCACGCCGATGGCACCGAACATCCCGCCCATGATGTCGTTCACGGAACTGCCAGCACGTAGCGGTCTACCGACAGGGCCTGTCATGTAGGCCAGACCGGCCATCATCTGCACCACTTCATCCAGGGCCAGGCGATTGTCGTAAGGACCGTTCAGAAAGCCTTTGTGTGAGGCATAAATAATGCGCGGGTTACGCTCCCGAATCGCAGCGTAGCCAAAGCCGAGCGCTTGCATGCGGCCAGGTTTGAAGTTCTCGATGAATACGTCGGCGGTGTCGATAAGTTCCAGCACAGCGTCGCGCCCCTGAGGGGTGTTGACGTCAATGGCGATGCACTGTTTGTTGCGGTTGAAGGTGCGAAAAAAACCGGCACCCGCGCCCAGCAGGCGGCGCGTGCCGTCGCCCTGGATCGGCTCGATCTTGATCACCTCGGCACCGAGGTCACCCAGGATCATCCCGCAGGTCGGCCCCATCACCATATGAGAAATTTCGACGACACGAATGCCGTCCAATGGAAGTCTGGACATTAGCGTTTTCCTCGATCAAGCAGGCTCAAGCGCGGTTGGCGACTGGCGTGTAATTGAGTGGAAGGCCAGCGCGGGCAATGCAGCCGTAAAGCGTTTCGTCCGGTAAAGCGGCGCGCAGCAGATCCCTTGAAGCGATCAGTGCGGGCAGATCAACGCCGGTGTCATAGCCCATGCTTTGCAGCATGAACACCAGGTCTTCGGTCACGGTGTTGCCGGACGCGCCCGGCGCGAACGGGCAACCACCCAGCCCTGCCAGGGAAGAATCAAGCTCGGTGATGCCTTGCTGCACCGCCACCAGGCTGTTGGCCAGCGCCAGACCTCGGGTGTCATGAAAATGCGCAGCCCGGAGTTTGTCACCGGCAATAGCGCGAACCGCCTGCAACGTGGTCACCACTTGGCCGGGATTGGCATAGCCGGTGGTGTCGCCAAGCGAAACCAGATCGCAGCCGGCTTCCAGCACCCGACCGGTCAATTCGCAGAGGTCGCTCAATGGCACATCGCCCTGGCGGGTGCAGCCAAATGCAACCGACATCCCGGCGATTATTTGAACGTTGTGCAAACCCATTTGGGTCCGTAGTTCGCACATCCGCGCCAGTTCCTCGACCATTTCCAGCGGCGTACGCCGCACATTGGCCAGGCTATGGGCAGCGCTGACGGAGACAGGCGCAATGATACGGTGAGCGCCGGATTCCAGCGCATCACAACAGCCACGCAGGTTAGGCGCCAGGACCGTTACGACCAGATCTGGAAAACTCAAGGCGTGGGCGACGACTTCCTTTGCATCGGCCATCTGCGGCAGCAGTTTGGCGGGAACAAAGGACGCGACTTCCATATAACGCATGCCGGCAGCATAGGCGGCATCGATCCATTGTCGTTTGGCAGAGGTAGGCATTACGGTTTGAAGGCTTTGCAAACCATCACGCATGCCGACTTCATTGATTGTTATTGTTGTCATGAAAAAGCTCTCACAGGCTGAAGCGCAACTTCAGATTAAAGAGCCGCTGGCTTAGCAAAAAGACGTCATTTACGCGGTGATCCATCGTCAACCGCGATGGATTCAATCAGCCCCAAGGCTCAACCGGTGTTTGCGCGCAAAAGCAGATGATCCAGCAAGCGCCGTGCGGACAGCGACAGTGCATCCCGATCACGCACACAGATAACAAACTCACCCAGTGCCCAATCGTCGGTCAGCGGAATAATGCGCAAGTCAAACAACTGGGCATACCGCGCCACGGCCTCCAGTGGAAATACAGCAAGTCCCAAGCCGAATTGCACCAGGCGGAATGCGGCGTCGAACGACGAAACATAGGAGCGAAACCGCAACTCATGTCCGTCCTTAGTCGCTTCATTACGCATGAAGTTATTCAACGTGGCGAAAGCGGACAACCCCAAATGATCAAAGGCCAGGGTCTCTGCGAACGCAATACGGGGGCGATTGGCCAAGGAATGGTTCGAGCCTACGACGACGGCCAGATGATCCCGACGATAAGGTAGAAACTCCAGATCGCCCATGGCCATTGATCGTCGACAAATGCCCAAATCGGCATTGCCTTCAGCCACACCTCGTACCACATCGGGACTGAAACGTTCTTCGATGTCGGCCTGGATTCCAGGGTGCTTAAGCATGAAGTCAGACAGCTCTTCGGGTAGAAACTCCATAATTGACGAGATGTTTGCCAACACCCGTACATGCCCTCGGGCGCCTTCAGCGTATTCGCCAAGCTCGCTATCGAGCCGCTCCATCGCCCGTGTCAGAGACCGAGCATGCCGAAGCAGCGCCAACCCCGCCGGGGTCGGTTCAACCCCGCGTTTGCTGCGCTTTAGTAGCGCCGTACCAAATCGCGCCTCAATGTCGGAAATACGTTTGCTGACCGCCGAGGGCGCCATAAATGCTCGCTCACTGGCGCTTGCAATCGTGCCCTCTTCACAGACCAGAATGAACAAGTGCAAGGATAAGTGATCCAGGTGCTGCATTACGTCCGTCCATCAAATAGCAATGTGGCGCGAAGATACATTTCTCCGCGTTCAATCTACTGAGGTTTTCGCAAATATTCTGGATATACGCAATCGCCGCTGGAATGGCTTCGAGTTTTGCAGACGCATCGGAGGGCTGCTTCTGGCCGATTTCGCTATTCATCAATCTCCCGAGCGTGCGAAATTACCAGCTCTGCAATTTCTCTCAAAGGCAGCCTCATGACCTCTACCCTGGCAGTGTCGGATATTTTAGGTCCATGGAGTGGCGATACCCCCACAGGAATCATTCAGCGTTGCAGGGAGGCATGGGACACACCTTTAGAGAGTTTGAATGATCTTATGGTCGCTACTTTTTTGAATCAGAATATCGCGACGGAACACTTGCTGATTGAAGCGAAGCGCCACATGAAAGATCAGGAACGAGATGAAACCGAGTACTTCGACGGCCAGCTTCTCGAAGCTATCGAGCGCTTGCAATCCGGGGAGTAATTCATCCCGACAGTTTGTTGCGCTCGACGTGGACTATCTATATTGGATCGCTTTCTATCTCGCGCGACTGGCAGAGAACGTCGATAGCAGCCCTTGTTGTCAGGCAATAATCGGCCAGAACGGACACATTCCTTTATTCCCAGAAGCTACGCTCTGAGTATGTCAACGTGTCCGAACCTGAGCTTCGAATCTCCGGAACAGTTTGGAGCTAACCCACTTTGAATGTGTTGTTCATCTGCGGCAAAAACCGCCTACGTAGTCCGACCGCCGAGCAAATTTTTGCTGATTGGTCGGGAGTTGATACAGCATCGGCTGGTGTCAATAACGATGCGGATGTGCCTGTAAGCCAGGAGCTTCTAGGGTGGGCCGATCTCATTTTTGTTATGGAGCAAATCCATCGAAAGAAACTGACTGCTCGCTTCACCTCGGCATTGACCAATAAACCTATCATCTGTCTGAATATTTCGGATGATTACGAATATATGGCACCTGCTTTGATCAAGCTGCTGGAAGCGAGAGTCGAGCGTTATTTATCCTCCTGATGTTATGTCCGCCTGTGGGCCGTCTCCACCTGATCAGTCGACTGACCGCTCTTGGCCGATTCTGCTGAAAAATCGTACTCGCTTAGCCAAGGTAACCGCCTGTGAAAATGGGATCAGACCACGATTAATAATAGTGGTCTGACCCCTGTTCTTCTTCGAGAAAAGCCCCTTTGCGGGCCCTTTCGTACGCGGGGTAAAAGTGCTAATTACTTGTTCCGCAGTAGCACATACGCTTCACCGCCGTTGCGATCATGCTGAAGAATAAAGTTGTTGTCCTGGATGCGCACCTTCGATGGCACGCGATCTGCTACCGACGTTTGCGAGTAAGTCTGCGCGGCGCTCAGCAGTTGGCGGGTCAGACTGTCGTCGGGTTGCTTCGGAGTGGTAACGACGCATTCCTTTTCGGAAAGTTGCACGGAGAGGTTTTTGTCCGCGGTGAAGCCGATGCGCGTGAAACCCATGTCCTGGAGGTCGTTGATGCCGAAGCGCTTGGCCGCTTCAGCAGAACCGGCGAACGAGGGGGCGGTCTTCAGACAGATTTCGACGAAGGCTTCGATCGCCTTGGAGGTGACAGGCGTCGATACGCTTGGTGTTGCAGTGGAGCAGCTGGCGAGGACTAACAGGCTGGATAAGGCGAGTGTACGGAACAAAGTATTGGACATGAAGCGGGATCCTTCCATTGGAAATTCGGAGTGCAGACGTGGGCTGAGCGGCGCCGGAACGGAACGCCTGCGAATGGTAAATTAAAATGGAGTACGGGGTTTACGACTTTGCGAACCTCTACGCTTGCTGGCAGTGCGCTCGCGACGTGAACCTGTGTGTGCTTGGGCTAGCTTGACGACGGTCGGCAAATTCGCTTAGCAGCAGATTGCATAGCAGCGACAGGCAATAGCCGCTCGATTTCAGTAAATGCTAACCGGACGCTATGGGTCGTTTTCAACCAGTAGCCACAGGTAGAAAACGGCCAAAAGCGGACGCTCGCGGCTTAGCTCAGATTTTACGTATACAGTAATATCCGTCTGCACCGCCCAAACTATGGAGCCGGGCTATTAGCCATGAAGGGATCAAGTGAATCTACAACTTGAAATTGAGAGGATCTTTGGGGGTAAAGCATTTGACAGGCCACTTTTCTATTCCTATCCAGGAGGTCTGCGTTTTGAGCTCTCTGAAACTGGTGGAGTGATTGAGCAATTTCTATCAGCACTACGAAAATCAACAAAGATCTGCAGCGATATCTTTCTTGAGGACGCGACGCTTGTTGCTTGTCTGCGCATTCATTCTGGCAGCAACCGATTTGCTCATCGGCCCCTGATTCACGCCCTTCGATCTGCCGGCATTAACATACCCACGGAGTGCTCAGTCTGGAGTGAGGAAATAGATCCGGAGGAATGGTTTTGCGAAAGGGAGCCGGAATATTGGATCAACATCGCATTTGAAGCGCCTGCGACTCTGCTTCAAGCATTTCTTTGGTGTGCTTTGGCTAGGGACTTTGCCGCAATTCAGCCTAAACCCAACTGCGTTTTATACCTCTTCAATTTGAAGAGGCACGTTATGGTTTTTCCCTACGACGACAGAGGTATGGATGTGGTCGGCCCCAACAAAAATCTGCTTTCACAGTTGTATCGTCTGCATCATACATACCTGCTGGAATACGACCGACATACGATGGACACCACATTTGCAGGGGCTGCGCGCTAGCCTCATTGCTTACATTGGGGCTGAAATCGTGCCCACAGCCCACATGGCCACCGTCTCTTTTTGGCCGCTTACTGCCCGTCATTCCTGACTACTTTTTTGGGTG
Encoded proteins:
- a CDS encoding DUF3885 domain-containing protein; protein product: MNLQLEIERIFGGKAFDRPLFYSYPGGLRFELSETGGVIEQFLSALRKSTKICSDIFLEDATLVACLRIHSGSNRFAHRPLIHALRSAGINIPTECSVWSEEIDPEEWFCEREPEYWINIAFEAPATLLQAFLWCALARDFAAIQPKPNCVLYLFNLKRHVMVFPYDDRGMDVVGPNKNLLSQLYRLHHTYLLEYDRHTMDTTFAGAAR